The Pseudomonadota bacterium genomic interval ACCCACAGACGCGCTCTCGAGATTGTATCGCTCGATCTACTGAGACAGTTCGCGGCGGATCTGAACTGACAGCCGACAAAATATGGTGCCGGTTGAACTGGCACCGTAATCGTCTTTGCTCGTAACAGTCTGTTTTATATGGCGCGCCCTCACTTAACTTGCCATCAAGCGTCGCAGAAGTACGTGGAAACGCGTCGCAACCCTACGTTTTGGATTATCCAGCCGGCCGGTACGGTTGAACGGTGCAAACTAGATTTAGCAATACCGAATATGCCCTCTGAAATAAATCATTTGAATCATCCCCGAAAACAGATCATATTTGCGTTCCATGCTCACGGTTAGGTGAACTACTATGACCATGATGGACAGCGTTGTAGCCCCGGTCCGTATTTCGCATCGTATCGTCGCGTTGGACGTTCTCAGGGGCTTTGCCTTGCTGGGTATTCTGGTAATAAATATCCAGGCTTTCGCCATGGTTGGAGCGGCCTACCTCAACCCCACGGCCTATGGCGATTTGACGGGCATCAACCTCTGGCTGTGGGCTGGAAGCCATCTGATGGCGGATCAAAAATTCGTGAGTATCTTCTCTATGATGTTTGGCGCCGGCATATTGTTGATGACAGAGAATTTTCAATCAAAAGGTAAAAGCGCCGCTGCCTACCATTATCGACGCACCATTTTGTTGATCCTGTTTGGCTGGCTCCACGCTCATTTTCTCTGGTATGGCGATATTCTTTTTGCATACGGTGTGTGCGGTTTGATCGTGTACTTATTGCGAAATCTCACACCGACCAGGTTGATGGTTATCGGACTGTTCACCATGGCGGTTTCCACCCTCATTTATCTACTCATGCAATTCTCATTACCGCACATGCCGCCACAAGCTATCGACAGCATCATGGCCAGCTGGCTGCCAAGCCAGGAATTGATCCAACAGGAAGTGGCGAGTTACCAGGGCGGCTGGGTGGAACAAATGGCCCACCGACATCCCGCTGCCACGTTATTCGAGACCCAGATTTTCTTGGTATGGGCGGCGTGGCGAGCCGGGGGTTTGATGCTTGTCGGCATGGCGTTTTATAAGTGGGGAATTCTCAGCGCCAAACGCTCGACGCGTTTCTATCAGAGACTCGCGGTTAGCGGGTTACTCATAGGAATTCCGATAGTGGGGTTGGGTCTATACCAGAATTTCGCCCATGATTGGAGTTTGCAGTACTCCTTCTTCCTGGGGAGTCAATACAACTACTGGGGCAGTCTTTTTATCGCATGGGCTTATATCGGCTCCATCATGTGGTTCTGTAAAAGCGACGGTTTCACACGTTTGAAAAACGCTTTGGCTGCGGTAGGCCGCACAGCGTTCAGCAATTACATCCTGCAAACTGTACTCTGCACCTTCATATTCTACGGTCATGGCTTTGGGCTCTTCGGCACGCTCCAACGATGGCAACAATATGCGATCGTGGTCCTCGTATGGCTATTTCAGCTCTGGGTCTCCCCGCTTTGGCTGAGGTATTTCAAGTTTGGTCCGCTGGAATGGATGTGGCGCAGTCTCGCTTATGTCCGGGTCCAACCAATGCGAATCAGCGGTTAGCGGAAAATGTTCCATAGGCGCTGACGGCGTACACAGACAGCTTTGGGTTGCGGTTTCAACCGGTCGACGCAACACTTTGTCTAAAACACAGAAGATGGCGTGCACGCCAATGAATCAAAGGACTCGTCGAGGTTTCGTGACGGCAGAGAAAGCGAAGTTGTGGGACCGCTGGAAGCGAGCAGGGGCGCTGAAGTCGGTTGGGCGAGCAATTGGCGAACCTTCATCGTTTGTTGATCACCAGTTGGTCCCGCACGGGGGGATCGAAACCCCAGGAGAGAGGATTAACGCATGTGTTGCGTCGACTGGTTGAAATCGCAGTCGAAAGCGGACATTCCGGACCACACAATCACTGCGCAATCAGGCTCGATTGATACATGTGGGTAGCGTGTAAAGTCCAGTTTGAGATTGCCAGAAATTTGAGAATGGCGATTTGTCTACATTATGTCTACATGCGTTCTAGAATATTTCTAAAATCACCATATAGATCACATAAGTCATTGAAAAATATGGTGCCGGAAAGAGGAGTCGAACCCCCGACCTTCGCATTACGAATGCGCTGCTCTACCAACTGAGCTATTCCGGCAATGTTCGGGTTGCAGCCGTTTTCGGCCGATGCTGGGCGCGAAGTATAAAAAATGCCCGCGCTGCGGGCAATCCTGAATCTCAATTCAGCCTATTCAGGGCCGGGACAGGCCGGCCGGACTAGGTTTCCTTGAGATTCCTGATCCTGATCACCAGGTCGATTTCTGCAACCTCGGTGCCAGCCGGCGGCAGGGGCAGGTCATGCACGCGAATCGCGTCGATGTCGGTAATCTCACCACTGTCCAGGTTATAAAAATGGGCATGGTTTTCGGTGTTCGAGTCGTACAGCGTGCGCTCGCCCTCCACTTTGATGGGACGAACCAGGTCATTTTTGGCGAACAGGTTCAAGGTGTTATAGACGGTCGCCTTGGACACCGCCGAACCCACCTTCTGCAAGGTTGCGAGTATCTGGTCGGCCGATAAATGCTGCGGTCTGGCCAGCAATACGGCCGCGATTTCCATCCGCTGGCGAGTCGGCATGATCCCGCTGTCGTTTAACAGCCGCCGCAAACTGACGGTATCCATCGTTTTGGCCTTCCGATTTGTCATCGGCTGATTATAAGCGGCCTGGCCGGGTATGGCTACGCGGCCTGCGGCAAGGCGAAATCACCCACTGGCAAACTCAGCTCGCTGCCGCACATCAATTCCGCCAACAACCGTGCCGTACCGGTCGCCAGGGTGATGCCCAGGCGGTAATGGCCGCTCGCCAGGTACAGGCCCTGGAAAACGGCCTCAGTTCGCCAATATAGGGCACATCGCTGGCGCTGGCGGGTCGCAGACCGCACCAGTGTTCCACCGCGCGCTGGCCCTCGAGTGCCGGCAACCGTGTCCCGGCGAACTCGCTGAGCGTCTTCGCCGCCGCCTACGATCAGTACATTGGTTTTTGCGCGCACAAAAATCAGCCTGTTGGAATACAAACTCTATGCTATCACGCTGAAACCGGCTGCCGACGCCAGATAGTAAGCTGTGCGCTGCAAGCGGATAGCAACAGAATCAGTGGCATGAAAAACCGTTCCTCTTGTTATGGCATGACCTTGATCGAACTGCTGCTGGTGGCCAGTGTCGTTGCCATTTTACTCGCCAACGCCATCCCGTCATTTCGCGAAATGATCATGGACAACAGGCAAACAGCAGCGATCAATGAACTGGTCGGAACCATACAGTTTGCCCGTGGCGAGGCTGCCAAGAGAAACCGGGAAGTGGTCCTTTGTCCTTCCGGTGGCGGCAGGCAGTGCACGGCGGATCCGTGGAACCTGGGCTGGCTGGTTTTTGCCAATCTCGATCTGGACAGCCCCGCCCGCCTCGACCAGGACGAACCGCTGCTTTATGTTAAATCAGCACGCGAGGGACTGAAAATAACCGCAAACCGCCGGGTTTTTCGCTTCCGGCCGCTGGGTGTGCGCAGTGTAAATGGCACGGTGACCTTTTGCGATTCACGCGGCGCGCAATCCGCGCGCGCCGTGATCATCAGTTATACCGGGCGTCCCCGGGTTTCCGACCGCGACCCGAGCAACAAGCGCTTGATTTGTCACTAATTTTCACCGTTTGTCGGCGTGAGCCGGCCGATCATCGGGTTACTGGTCCATGGCGCTTGATTTGTCATTAGACTGCGTAGCCATGAACAGGCACAAGTCCAATGGATTCACCTTGCTGGAATTGATGGTCACGATGTTCGTGGTGGCGATCCTCATTAGCGTTGGTGTTCCCGGTTTTGTCAGAACCATTCAAACCAGCCGGATGGCGAGTTCGACCAATGACCTGGTCACGTCGATTCACAGGGCGCGATCCGAGGCGGTCAAACGGCGGGTGCCGGTGACGCTGTGTGCGAGCAACAACCCTTTGGCGCCCGCACCGACCTGCAACGTCGGCGGCAACATGGTCGGTTGGGTCGTGTTTGTTGACGATGCCGATATCGATGGTAACGGACAACCGGATGGCAATATCGTGATCGATCCAGGCGAGATTATTTTAGAAGCTCACCCAGCGCTGCCAGCACAACTCACGGTCAGTTCCGACGCCGCCTATATATCGTTTACGCCGAATGGCTTTCGCCGCAACGGACCCCTTGGACCCGCTGCAACGATGATTTTGTTTTGCGACGCTCGCGGCAATGTCAGCCAGGGCAGCTCTGGCTCTGCAGCACGCATGTTGATGATTCAGGTCACCGGCCGACCACAGGTTGGCCGGGATGTCGACGATGTTAATTTCGCCCTGGCTCAGTTGGGTGCCAGCTGTCCTTAAAGGGAGCGTCTTGCGAATGAAAATTTCTCATAAAAAATACAGCAAACGCGCAAACCGCCGGATACGGGGCTTCTCCTTGGTCGAATCGATGGTTGCGCTGGTGGTTTTGTCGGTCGGCTTGCTTGGGGTAGCCCGGATGTATGTTTACAGCCTGCAAAACGGCCGCACAGCCTTGCTCAATAGCCAGGCTGTCATTCTGGCGGCCGACATGGCTGACCGGATCCGCGCGAACCGCACCGCTCGTAATGACTATGCGGGCGCCGCCGCTAATTTTGCCTGCATCAATGGCGGCGTGGATTGCACGCCGACACAAATGGCGGCCAACGATCTCCTGGTGTGGCAGGCAGAAGTCGCCAACGCGCTTCCCAATGGGCAAGCGACGATAGCGGTCAATGTCGCCACCTTGCCGACGACTTTTGTTATCACGGTTGTCTGGAACGATGCGGGCAGTGCCCTACCGGCCCAATATCAGTTGACGGTGCAGATATGAAGCAGCGGATTCGCATTCTTCGCACTCAGCCAGGTATGAGCCTGATCGAACTGATGATCTCCTTGCTGATCGGCAGCGTTTTGATGGTTGGCGCCGTCACCATTTTTGTCAAAAGCAAGGACACCTATCGCCTCAATGAGACCATGGGCCGGATCCAGGAAAATGCGCGATTGGCCCTGGCCATGTTGGGTCCCGACATGCGCCTGGCCAGTTTCTGGGGAAGAGGCAGCGATGCCGGGGTTATTGCTGGCGGAGCCGGGCAAAACGATGTAATACCCGCGGGTCTGGCCGTCGCCGGTTCCTGTCGGCAAAACTGGGCAATCGACGTCGATCTCGCGATCGAAGGCGCGAACAACAATTTCCCCTATGCCGGCTGCCCGCCATTTGGCAATGGGGCACAACCAACGGCTGACGTCATCGTGACCCGGCATGCCAGCAGTGCTCCGGTAGCAGCGGCGACAGCGGGCAGAATACAGGTTTTTTCGATGCGCATGGGGGGGTCGCTATTTGCAGACGGCGTAATTCCGGCGGCACCGCCCGGCAGCATATCGCGGGTAGCAAACCTCATCACGCACGCCTACTACGTCAGTCAGGATTCCGGGCCCGGGCCGGTGCCGTTCGGTTCGGGAGTTGGCGTTCCGTCACTGCGGCGAAAAGCGCTGGTTCCGGGGCCGTTGGTCCAAGACCAGGAAATCAGCCCGGGCATTCAGGATCTCCAGGTTCAGTTCGGCGTGGATACCAACATCGTTGGCTCTGCTTTCAGAGGTTCCGTGAATCGCTGGGTCGATCCGGGGGACCCGCTCATCGACCCTCTGTCGGGAGGCTTCAATCCAAACGCCAAGATCGTTGCGGTCAAGATCTGGCTCCTGGTCAGGGCCGAAAGACCGGAACCCGGCTTTATCAATACCACCAACTATGTCTATGCGGATCAAAACGTGACTTTTAACGACAATTTCAGACGCTTGCTGGTCAGTGAAACCTACCAGTTGCGCAACACCTGGGTGAATTAACGGAGCCAGGCGATGGACAGAAAAATAATGAACATCACAGTTAACCGAAAGCAAAACGGCGCGGCGCTGATCGTTGGCCTCGTGCTGCTGATGGTCCTGACGCTGCTCGCGATATCGAGCATGACGAGCTCGACAACCGAGGTCGCAATGGCGCAGAACGCGCAGTATACGCAGAATGCATTTCAGTCGGCAGAAACCGGTATCGGTCTTGCGATCGCCAGCAGCAACTGGAGCACCACAACGGTGACCGTCGTCCCGACCGCACCCATTCAAGGCAGTATCGGCAACTATTACGGATACGACATTCAATTCGACGAAGTGACGCCCGTACCCAGCGGTTTCAGTATCGGCGCCGGGGCGGGGTTTCTCTCGTATCACTTCGATGTCACCAGCGTCGGGACATCGAACCGGGGTGCAACTGCTACCCATCAACAGAGTTTTTACATTGTCGGACCCGGCAATAATTGATCTTGCCTGCACAGGCAAATCGTATAGGCAACGGTTTTTTTGGAGAAAAAGTATGAACATTCGAACGCTGGCCCTGATCCTTAGCTTGTCCGTATTCAGTATTGCGGCAACACAGGTCACGATCCTGGAAGAAGGAATTGAGAGCTCGACTTCGGATCTCCGGTTACCTGGAAACAGCAACGGTTACATTGTGGTCCGCAGCTGTTCCACTTGCCTTGAAATGACGCTGCGTCTGGGCGCGGGTACTCGCTACCTGGTCAACGGTGAGCCTGTTGAATACAAGGATTTCCGGCGCCTGTCGCGTGCGCTAGGGAATGGCCTGGATATTTTTTACGACCCGACAAACAAGTCGGTGACGCGGATGATGCTTCAAGGTCATTTTCCGGACGAATGACATGTTTTGGTTTCGCCGATGTATGGGGCGAACTGAGTTTTGCAAATAAATGGATTTAGAGTAGAGGTTACGGCCATGAACAAACTGACACGACTAAGCGCATTTTCCCTGGGACTCATTCTTTCCCTCGGAATCAGCGTACCGGTACAGGCCGACGATACGGAAATTTATCGCGTTGACAGCAACGTGGCCGGCAATGCACAGCCGAATATACTGTTTATTCTTGATACGTCTGGATCGATGAATTCGGACGTGGACACGGTCCCACCGTTTCAATCGAGTACTTCGTACGCTGGAGTCTGCGACCCAAGCAAGATCTATTATCGCGAAGGTACCGGTGGCAGTCTTCCCGATTGTGCAACAACAGATCTGTGGGTTCTAGGTATCAACAATCATTGTGACTGGTCGAAGCAGCCTCTTAACACCGTCGGGTTATCGACTACCACGTTTGCCCAATACGATGAGGGCACGAGCTTTTGGGGCCCAATAAGCACGGTGCCACTCGCGCGAGACACCTTTTTTGTTGAATGTGAAAACGATTCGGGCATACACGGTGAAAACGATGACACCGATGGTGACTATTGGGCAAAGGATGGCGGACCGTGGGACAGTGAACCCGCTCAGGAGCTTAACTGGTCCACGCAGAAATCTTACACCATTTACGATGGCAACTACCTGAATTATGCGGTTAGCCCGCCAACAATCACTTCCTCCCGTATTGAAATACTAAAGCAAGTTACCAAGACGATGCTGAGCTCTATCTCCGGCGTAAACATCGCCCTGATGCGTTTCAGCAACAACCACAAAGGCGACCCCTTCGAGACCCGCGCACAAGGCGGCATGATTATCCACGAGATGGTGGATGTCACCACTGGTATGGCTTCACTAAACGCAACTATAGATTCGCTGGTGGCAGACGGATTCACGCCGCTGTCCGAGGCTATGTATGAGGCCGGCTTGTATTACCAGGGCCTGCCCGTTGACTTTGGCCTGACTTCCGAAAACGGCACCGGCAACCCGCTGCCATCCATTCCAGCATCGCGCATGGCTTTGAACCAAAGTTTGTACGAAAGCCCGGTAGAATTTTCCTGTCAGGAGAATTTCATTGTGCTGATCACCGATGGCAGACCGACCGCCGACCAGGACGCCAACGCCCGAATCGAGTCGCAACCGAATTTCAATACCCTGGTGGGCGCAAGCTGTGATGGCGCCGGCGGTGAGGGCGCCTGCCTGGACGACGCGGCAGCGTATTTGTTCAATACCGATGTGAGCACCAGCCTCGCAGCCCGTCAATACGTAACCACATACACGGTCGGCTTTACGATCGATATTCCTATTTTGCAGGAAACTGCGAATGATGGTGGCGGGCGCTATTTCATCGCCGACGATGCGCCATCGCTGGCCAGCGCGCTGGTCCAGACGGTTTTGGAGATCCTGGATACCAGTGCAACCTTTACCGCACCCAGTATATCGGTCAATGCATTCAATCGAACCCGAAGCCTGAACGATGTGTTCGTCTCTGTTTTTGAGTCATCGGACAGCCAGCACTGGCCGGGTAACTTAAAGAAATATGCCTTGCAGAACGGCGTCATCGTCGACAAGCTCGGCAACCCGGCGATTAATCCGATTACCGGTTTTTTTGCCGACTCTGCACAAAGTTTTTGGTCGGCAGGAATAGATGGCGGCATCGTCACGAAAGGCGGTGCGGCACTCGAACTGCCTAACCCATCTGTTAGAAATCTATATACCTACACTGGCAGTTACCCGGTTGCAGCCGGCGGCAGCCCACTAACCAGCACCGGGAATCAGTTTGCCAGCAGCAACAGCAGCCTGACCTCGGCTTTGCTGAATATCGGCAATGCCGGCGACCCAACACAGGCCGATTTGATTGACTGGGCTCGGGGAATCGACGTAACTGATGAAGACGGGGATGGCGATGTCCTGGAAACCCGCTTCGTCATGGGTGACCCGATGCACGCAAAACCCGCATCGGTTATCTATGGCGGGACGGCTGCCGTGCCCGATATCAACGACGCGGTGATTTTCACCGCGACCAACGATGGCTATGTGCATGCCCTCGATATGGCTACCGGCGCTGAACTGTGGTCGTTCATTCCGCAAGAACTGCTTCCCTCCCTCAAGGAACTATATGTCAATCCTCTGACACCGGACAAGCATTATGGCGTGGACGGCAACATGCGCACGCTGATCATTGACGTCAATCGCAACGGCATTATCGAACCGCTCGATGGCGACAAAATCCATCTTTATTTCGGTCAACGCCGTGGCGGAAAAAATTATTTCGCGCTGGACGTTACCGCAAAGAACAGCCCGATCCTGATGTGGGTCAAGGGCATCGGCGATTTGCCTCATCTCAGCCAGACCTGGTCGACGCCGACGCCGGCAAGAGTCAATATTGCCGGCGCCAGCCAGAACGTGGATAAACACGTGTTGATTTTTGGCGGCGGTTACGATCCTACCCAGGACAACACGGCCTATAGCGTGGATTTATTTGGCAACACCATCTATATGCTCGATGCGATCAGTGGGGACCTGTTGTGGTGGGCCGGTAACGACCCGGCCGCCAACCTGACCCTGTCGGCGATGAATAATTCCATTGCCGCCGATATTCGTGTGCTGGATATCGATAGCGATGGTTTCGCCGATCGCATGTACGCTGCCGACATGGGCGGCCGGGTATTCCGTTTCGATATTTCCAACGGACTGTTCGCCGATAGCCTGGTCGCCGGCGGTGTTTTCGCGTCACTCGGTGCGGCCGACCTGGCGGCGCCTGCCCCGCTGGCGGATACGCGGCGTTTTTATTACGCTCCCGATACCGCAATTATCGCGGGCAGTGGCCAGCGCTATCTCAGCATAGCGCTTGGCTCGGGTTATCGAGCCCATCCGCTGGAAACCGGCGTGGCCGACTGGTTTTACGCCTTGCGCGACTACGACCTGTTGCGGAAAATGACACAGCTGGAGTTTGACGCAATGGTTCCGATTACCCAAAGTGATCCGAACCTGATCGATATCAGCCTTGACCCGGCCGCGATGTTGCCGGTCAGTACCCGCGGCTGGAAACTCAACCTGTCCAACCTGGGCGAGAAAGTGCTTGCTGAGTCGAGAACCTTCGATAACAAGATTTTCTTCACGACATTTTCTCCTCAAAGCGGTGCGAGCGCCTGCTCTCTGAGCACCGGCGTAAATCGGCTGTACGCTGTTAATGCCGTCAATGCATCACCGTTTACCGATCTCGATCAGGACGGCGATCTCAATCTCGACATTGATGACAGGAGCAGGACACTCAAGACCGGCGGTATTGCGCCGGAAGTGGTATTCCTGTTCCCGTCCCCTGACGACCCGAACAATTGTGTGGGCAAGCAATGTACGCCGGATCCGGAATGTATAGTCGGCCTTGAAGTTTGCAACCTGGGATTCGATAATGACCCCATACGAACATTCTGGAACCAGGACGGGGCGGAATAGCCACCAGCATTGTCAATGAGGAAATCAGCAAAAGGATTTACCCTGGTAGAACTGATGACAGTGATTCTGATCGTCGGGATTCTGCTTGCCATCGGTGTCCCCGCCTATCGGGACTTTGTGATCCGGGCGCAGCGCACGGAAGCGAAAAGCACGCTTCTGCGCGTGCAGGCGGAGCAGGAAAAGTTCTACATGCAGAACAACACCTACACGACAGATGTCAATAATCCGCCGCCGGTAGGCTTGGGTATCCCCGCGTCAGAAAATGTTTACTACAACATTGCAATCGTCGCCGGCGCCGGCGGGCTGACCGTTGGCTACACGGTAAGCGCTGTACCTGCGGCTGGATCCCCCCAGCTAAACGATGACGACTGCGCCTTGTTCAGCATCACCCAGTCTGGTGTTCGTTATGCAGAATCACAAACGGCGGTGGATGAAACCCAGACCTGCTGGTGATGACAGGAAAAAAATCGGGCCGCTCATTTTTTCGCGGCTAAAACCGCTCCGACACTTGTCTATTAACCTGTTTGTTAATTTCTGCGCAGCACCTTCGGCAAGGAGAATACGATATGTTCTTCCTTGCCGGTCTGCTCTGTTGCCGTTTTTCCGCCCCATTCCAGCAGGCGGTCAACCACCTGACGCACCAACAGTTCAGGCGCCGATGCGCCGGCGGTAACGCCGACTACGTCGTTTTCGGAAAACCATTCGCGCTGCAGATCATCCGGCCCGTCAACCAGGTAACCGGGCTTGCCGTTTTTCTCCGCAATTTCACGCAGACGATTCGAGTTCGAGCTGTTGGGAGAGCCAACGACGAGAATGACATTGCATTGCCTGACCAGGGATTTCACCGCATCCTGCCGGTTCTGCGTCGCATAACAAATATCTTCCTTGCGCGGCCCGGACAAGGCCGGGAACCGCTTTTTCAGCGCTTCGATAATTTCCGCGGTATCGTCCACCGACAAGGTTGTCTGGGTCACGAAAGCCAGCGTCTCGGGTTTTCTTACTACCAGCCCGGACACATCGTCGGGTGATTCAACCAGGTAAATATCCGCATCGCTGAGTTTGCTGAACTGCCCCATCGTCCCTTCGACCTCCGGATGCCCGCGATGGCCGATCAGTACCACGTCGCGCCCGGCGCGAGCATAACGAATGACTTCCATGTGAACTTTGGTCACCAGCGGACAAGTCGCATCGAGTACGGCAAGGCCGCGTCGATCCGCTTCTTCCTGGACCGCGCGCGATACACCATGCGCGCTGAAAATTACGGTCGCGCCATCCGGTACTTCATCGAGTTCTTTTACGAATACCGCGCCCATGCGCTTCAACCCGTCAACGACAAAGCGGTTATGCACGACCTCGTGGCGCACATAGATCGGCGCACCGAATTTGACGATCGCCTGTTCGACGATCTCGATCGCCCGATCGACGCCAGCACAGAACCCCCTGGGGTTTGCTAGCAGAATTTCCATTTTGAGCCAGATCGCATCATTTCGATTCAGACCTGCCGGCTTTGCTGTGCCCGTACTCAAGCACTGCATCGAGAATCAGCAAGCCGGCGCCAATGGTTATCGCGATATCGGCAATATTGAAAGCCGGGAAATACCAGTCACCATAATGCACGCTGATAAAGTCGAGCACATAGCCATGCCGAACCCGGTCGATCACGTTGCCCAGCGCACCGGCAGCCACCAGCGCTAGACCTGCCGCGAGAACTCCCTGGCCTTGCGAAGGCAACTTTCTAAGCCAGACCAGGATCATCGCAGTAACACCGGCTCCGAGCAAGACGAAAAACCAGCGTTGCCAGCCTCCGGCGTCGGCCAGGAAACTGAATGCCGCACCGGTGTTGTGCAGGCGCGTAATCCCGAAAAACGACAGCAATTCGATGCGGCTGAAAAGTGCCAGGTATTCAGCGATCAGCCATTTGCTTAATTGATCGGCCATCACAATCGGCGGCACCAGCCATAGCCAGTGTGTTGCGGTCTCGCGTGTTGCTGTCTTGTTGCTCACATGAATTGCCGATTCTCGGGTGAGCCGGAAATATTCCCGACACATCGTTCACAAATTCCCGGGTGTTCCGGGTTACTGCCCACTTCAGCGCGGCGATGCCAGCATCGCACACACTTGGCATGTTCGCACGCACTCGCAACCAGCGATAGGCCGTCACTCACCTGGGTTGCGCCATCCGGAGCATCGCTCAGGACGTATACGCGTGCGTCCGAGGTCAGCAACAGGAAGCGCAGTTCTCCATTCAGCCGATTCAAAACGCGCCATAATTCCTCGTCGCAATACAAATCGACCTCGGCAGCGAGCGACGAACCGATGACGCCCTCGTCACGCAAACGCTCGAGTTCCCGATCGACCGCGTCGCCGACTGCGATCAGCCGATCCCAATCCAGCCCCGCATCGGCAGCCGGAATTTTCGGCCACCGATACCAGGTCGAGAAAAATACCGACTCTTCACGCTCCCCGGGCAGGTTCTCCCAGACTTCTTCGGCGGTAAAACTGATCATCGGCGCCAACCAGCGAACCATCGCCTCGGCGACGTGAAACATCAGACATTGCGCTGACCGGCGGATCCTGCCCTCGCGCGGCGTCGTGTACAGACGGTCCTTGATGATATCGAGGTAAAAGCCGCCCATATCCTTGACGCAAAAATTATGGACTTTCTGGTAGATGTGGTGGAACTCATAATCGCGATAGGCCTGGATGATTTCTTCCTGCAACGCGATGGCACGGTCCAGCGCCCAACGATCGAGAGCCAGCCACTGGTCGACCGGCAGCATGTCGGCGACCGGGTCGAACCCGTCCAGATTGCCCAACAGGAAGCGGAAGGTGTTGCGAATCCGGCGATAGGA includes:
- a CDS encoding PQQ-binding-like beta-propeller repeat protein, which produces MNKLTRLSAFSLGLILSLGISVPVQADDTEIYRVDSNVAGNAQPNILFILDTSGSMNSDVDTVPPFQSSTSYAGVCDPSKIYYREGTGGSLPDCATTDLWVLGINNHCDWSKQPLNTVGLSTTTFAQYDEGTSFWGPISTVPLARDTFFVECENDSGIHGENDDTDGDYWAKDGGPWDSEPAQELNWSTQKSYTIYDGNYLNYAVSPPTITSSRIEILKQVTKTMLSSISGVNIALMRFSNNHKGDPFETRAQGGMIIHEMVDVTTGMASLNATIDSLVADGFTPLSEAMYEAGLYYQGLPVDFGLTSENGTGNPLPSIPASRMALNQSLYESPVEFSCQENFIVLITDGRPTADQDANARIESQPNFNTLVGASCDGAGGEGACLDDAAAYLFNTDVSTSLAARQYVTTYTVGFTIDIPILQETANDGGGRYFIADDAPSLASALVQTVLEILDTSATFTAPSISVNAFNRTRSLNDVFVSVFESSDSQHWPGNLKKYALQNGVIVDKLGNPAINPITGFFADSAQSFWSAGIDGGIVTKGGAALELPNPSVRNLYTYTGSYPVAAGGSPLTSTGNQFASSNSSLTSALLNIGNAGDPTQADLIDWARGIDVTDEDGDGDVLETRFVMGDPMHAKPASVIYGGTAAVPDINDAVIFTATNDGYVHALDMATGAELWSFIPQELLPSLKELYVNPLTPDKHYGVDGNMRTLIIDVNRNGIIEPLDGDKIHLYFGQRRGGKNYFALDVTAKNSPILMWVKGIGDLPHLSQTWSTPTPARVNIAGASQNVDKHVLIFGGGYDPTQDNTAYSVDLFGNTIYMLDAISGDLLWWAGNDPAANLTLSAMNNSIAADIRVLDIDSDGFADRMYAADMGGRVFRFDISNGLFADSLVAGGVFASLGAADLAAPAPLADTRRFYYAPDTAIIAGSGQRYLSIALGSGYRAHPLETGVADWFYALRDYDLLRKMTQLEFDAMVPITQSDPNLIDISLDPAAMLPVSTRGWKLNLSNLGEKVLAESRTFDNKIFFTTFSPQSGASACSLSTGVNRLYAVNAVNASPFTDLDQDGDLNLDIDDRSRTLKTGGIAPEVVFLFPSPDDPNNCVGKQCTPDPECIVGLEVCNLGFDNDPIRTFWNQDGAE
- a CDS encoding type IV pilin protein; protein product: MRKSAKGFTLVELMTVILIVGILLAIGVPAYRDFVIRAQRTEAKSTLLRVQAEQEKFYMQNNTYTTDVNNPPPVGLGIPASENVYYNIAIVAGAGGLTVGYTVSAVPAAGSPQLNDDDCALFSITQSGVRYAESQTAVDETQTCW
- the ispH gene encoding 4-hydroxy-3-methylbut-2-enyl diphosphate reductase, yielding MEILLANPRGFCAGVDRAIEIVEQAIVKFGAPIYVRHEVVHNRFVVDGLKRMGAVFVKELDEVPDGATVIFSAHGVSRAVQEEADRRGLAVLDATCPLVTKVHMEVIRYARAGRDVVLIGHRGHPEVEGTMGQFSKLSDADIYLVESPDDVSGLVVRKPETLAFVTQTTLSVDDTAEIIEALKKRFPALSGPRKEDICYATQNRQDAVKSLVRQCNVILVVGSPNSSNSNRLREIAEKNGKPGYLVDGPDDLQREWFSENDVVGVTAGASAPELLVRQVVDRLLEWGGKTATEQTGKEEHIVFSLPKVLRRN
- a CDS encoding lipoprotein signal peptidase, translated to MCREYFRLTRESAIHVSNKTATRETATHWLWLVPPIVMADQLSKWLIAEYLALFSRIELLSFFGITRLHNTGAAFSFLADAGGWQRWFFVLLGAGVTAMILVWLRKLPSQGQGVLAAGLALVAAGALGNVIDRVRHGYVLDFISVHYGDWYFPAFNIADIAITIGAGLLILDAVLEYGHSKAGRSESK